From a single Litorilinea aerophila genomic region:
- a CDS encoding zinc metallopeptidase, which yields MFFFDPLYLLFALPALILGLYAQMKVQSAFGRYSRVRVSTGITGARAARRILDANGLTHVTVERVGGFLSDHYDPRTRTLRLSPDVYDGPTLAAVGVAAHEAGHALQHQQNYAPLQLRTAMVPSVQIGSWLGPILFVIGLIMSGAVGQSIAWFGLLLFGATALFALVTLPVEFDASRRAKQLLVSQGILTPQELQGVNSVLDAAALTYVAAALQAIMTLLYYASLLMGRRE from the coding sequence ATGTTTTTCTTCGATCCACTTTACCTGCTCTTTGCATTGCCGGCCCTGATTCTGGGCCTCTATGCCCAGATGAAGGTCCAATCCGCCTTTGGGCGCTATTCCCGGGTTCGGGTATCCACCGGGATAACCGGTGCCCGGGCGGCCCGTCGTATTTTGGATGCCAACGGGCTGACCCATGTGACCGTGGAACGGGTCGGCGGGTTCCTGTCGGACCACTATGATCCGCGCACCCGAACCCTGCGGCTGAGCCCGGACGTCTACGACGGTCCGACCCTGGCGGCGGTGGGGGTGGCCGCCCACGAAGCCGGCCATGCCCTGCAGCATCAGCAGAACTACGCGCCGCTCCAGCTGCGCACGGCCATGGTGCCCAGCGTCCAGATCGGGAGCTGGCTGGGGCCCATCCTCTTCGTCATCGGCCTGATCATGTCCGGTGCGGTGGGCCAGAGCATTGCCTGGTTCGGCCTGTTGCTCTTTGGCGCGACAGCCCTGTTCGCCCTGGTGACCCTGCCGGTGGAGTTTGACGCCAGCCGGCGGGCCAAGCAGTTGCTGGTCTCCCAGGGGATTCTGACACCCCAGGAGCTGCAAGGGGTTAACAGCGTGCTGGATGCAGCCGCGCTGACCTACGTGGCGGCGGCGCTGCAGGCCATCATGACCCTGCTCTACTACGCCTCCCTGTTGATGGGGCGTCGGGAGTAA